A single window of Crassostrea angulata isolate pt1a10 chromosome 8, ASM2561291v2, whole genome shotgun sequence DNA harbors:
- the LOC128159590 gene encoding caveolin-3-like, whose translation MASDSGSKPSEVKLTITNENVNTSDVTKGIEVDLNERDPNDLHDDLKIQFHEIIGEPHTDVYSFDCVWVNSFKCFTNTKIWCYRITSLICALPVSFCWGIYFACFAFHNIWILMPCLKAYGMNLRLLRSCFNSIIETFVKPCYMAAGYVFFNIRILKGGDPA comes from the exons ATGGCGTCTGATTCAGGGAGCAAGCCGTCAGAAGTCAAACTGACCATAACTAACGAAAACGTGAATACGAGCGACGTGACCAAGGGAATAGAGGTTGACTTAAACGAGAGAGACCCCAACGACCTCCATGATGATCTCAAG ATCCAGTTTCATGAAATAATAGGCGAACCCCACACAGATGTCTATTCCTTCGATTGTGTTTGGGTCAACAGCTTCAAG TGTTTTACCAACACGAAGATTTGGTGCTACAGAATCACCAGTCTGATCTGTGCATTGCCAGTCTCCTTCTGCTGGGGAATCTACTTCGCCTGTTTCGCCTTCCACAACATCTGGATCCTGATGCCCTGTCTGAAGGCTTACGGGATGAACCTCCGACTCCTCCGGTCTTGCTTCAACAGCATCATAGAGACATTTGTCAAACCCTGCTATATGGCTGCCGGTTATGTCTTCTTTAACATCCGAATTCTCAAAGGAGGAGATCCAGCATAG
- the LOC128159290 gene encoding uncharacterized protein LOC128159290: MYMKHRPRVHGPLFFPFTEESGGHKPLACVRRGPDRKSLASERRGADRKSLANERRGPDRESLASERRGADRESLASVRRGVDRESLASERRGADRESLASVRRGVDRESLASVRRGVDRKSLSSERRGADRESLASERRVVDRESLASERRGADRESLASKRSGSNIKTKKTCLIHVTAVRLEHVSALIRVQQQDVNVDPDVNVVTGVNVQAAKSSVTAADLVVVVKDARDRKTANAQTIPDVSAKSSVTAADLVVVVKDARDRKTANAQTIPDVSVRNECV, translated from the exons ATGTATATGAAGCATAgg ccaagggttcaCGGTCCGCTCTTTTTTCCTTTTACAGAAGAGAGTGGTGGACACAAACCATTGGCTTGTGTGAGAAGAGGACCGGATCGTAAATCCTTGGCTAGTGAGAGGAGAGGAGCGGATCGTAAATCCTTGGCTAATGAGAGGAGAGGACCGGATCGTGAGTCCTTGGCTAGTGAGAGGAGAGGAGCAGATCGTGAATCCTTGGCTAGTGTGAGGAGAGGAGTGGATCGTGAATCCTTGGCTAGTGAGAGGAGAGGAGCGGATCGTGAATCCTTGGCTAGTGTGAGGAGAGGAGTGGATCGTGAATCCTTGGCTAGTGTGAGGAGAGGAGTGGATCGTAAATCCTTGTCTAGTGAGAGGAGAGGAGCGGATCGTGAATCCTTGGCTAGTGAGAGGAGAGTAGTGGATCGTGAATCCTTGGCTAGTGAGAGGAGAGGAGCAGATCGTGAGTCCTTGGCAAGCAAGAGGAGTGGATC aAACATCAAGACTAAGAAAACATGTCTGATCCATGTAACTGCAGTGAGA ctGGAACATGTGTCTGCTCTGATTCGTGTCCAGCAACAGGATGTAAATGTGGACCCGGATGTAAATGTGGTGACGGGTGTAAATGTTCAGGCTGCAAAGTCAAGTGTAACTGCAGCG GATCTTGTGGTTGTGGTAAAGGATGCACGGGACCGGAAAACTGCAAATGCGCAAACGATTCCGGATGTGTCTGCAAAGTCAAGTGTAACTGCAGCG GATCTTGTGGTTGTGGTAAAGGATGCACGGGACCGGAAAACTGCAAATGCGCAAACGATTCCGGATGTGTCTGTAAGAAATGAGTGCGTGTAA